Below is a genomic region from Zea mays cultivar B73 chromosome 9, Zm-B73-REFERENCE-NAM-5.0, whole genome shotgun sequence.
GCATTGCGAAGAAATTTACTTGAATCCGGCAGCACATTGGAAACAACTTCTATAGAAGACTTTGTGCACTCTCCATCTTCAACTGGTGCTGCCACCATTGCTTCCATATCACCCTAGCATAAAGATTAAAACTTAATATAGTGTAATGCATGTTCAGGAGTCATAACAAACAGAAAAACAAGTACTCACTATAGCTTTCTGAACGACTTCACTAAATCCTTTTTTCTTGCTGCAATGCATCTCCTTGAAAAGATCAATTGCACTAGGTTCAACATCTTTATATTTTTCTTGCCTCTGAAATGATGTCAAATAAATTGTGTCAGTATAGAGATCAAAACATAAGCTAATAATTCATCACCTGAAAAAGCATGTCACCTTTTAGTTGCCCCAGAACAAGGAAAAGACAATTGAGGGCATTCAACAAGGTTTTATCATGGGTTATTAAACGATATAAACAATATACATCAGCTAATACAAATATCTTACAAGTATTTGGCTGCAGCAACAAATAATACACATATCATATAGCTAATACAAATGACTGCAGTAGTTGTGTTGGTCTGCTATAGCTACAATGCTCGTATTTGGCATGTTTTAGCAGCAGCAACTAATACAAATATCTTACAGCTAACACAAATGGCTGCAGCATGAAGAACTGGCCTATTGTTGCTGCAGTGCTGGTTAGTATGTTGACTACAACATGTAATACAAATGACTGCATGAACTAAATTTGATGCATACATAACATAATTAGTTTCTTACCACTACATAAGCTTTTGCAATGTATGATTGAGATCCTGTGCACTGTCCAAACTGCACTTTCTCACGATTAAGTTTGTTCTTGACACAATTGTTCTGTATGGAAAACACAACCGTTAGGTAGAGAAATAGAGATAACTAGAAGCAAAGCGTGACACCGCTCCCATGTGGCTGCGTATAGGGCACAAGACATCAGCAGCAGACATAACAATTTATGTATCAAAATATGCAGGCTCATGTTACAAGATTGTTTAGTTTGAAATATTAAATGCAGAAACCAAGTCAAAAAGCATTTGATAGTGAAAAAATAAAATTCTCAACAAATCAAGTGCAAAGGAAAATGGTTAACTTATCCATTTATTTAAAGCAATAGTACATGGATACATTTTACTAGTTTTCTAGAAAGTAATAGTACACATCAATTGTAACAGCAGGAACAATATATTAGCTTGAGATTATGCTATTTTGCTCTATCCTAAGGACTAAGGTGCCATTCCTATGAGCCAAGTGAAGCAGCATTTCAGATGCTCCACAGTGCCATTTTTCTGTCCAGCTCTAGCACTATCAAAGATGTGCTTGCTATTAATCAGAAGACTGAGATTTCCTTAAGTTATAGTCGTTTTGCCATGACATATGTTCAGATCTTAGGAAATGGTAAAAAAGAAGATGGGTCTAATCTGGAAGAATTATAGCTTCAACAACTTCCCATTATTCGAAATATCGGAAGAATTATAAtgaaggtctaatctggtttattCAAAATATACATGTGTCCTGACTTAAATAGTATTTGCTAGGTAATATTACCATGGCTAGAAATACTAATCTTATAAGTGAGAAGGATCAAATAAATAATATGTATGAAGTTATTGACTCAGATTTTTAACAAATATATTGAACGAAAATACGGTGAACATATTATCACCAGATATGTATGTAGCTTATTTGATCGTGATATCATCAAAAATATCTTTATGCCTATTGTGTAGGGGAAATCCAAATTTAGCACAACTATTGATCTGATGGGAAAGATGGAACGGTATATGGTAGTAGAAGAATTAATAAGTATTACCAAAGAATGTTACAATTTCTGGGAATCTGAATATAAAGATATGAAGCGGAGCTCGATCTCAAATACCTTGTGGTTTGGGGTAGACCACAATTGTACCAACTCCCTCCATTGATCATCAGTCATACATGAAATGGGCGATGTAGTCCTCACTTGATTTGCAGGAACTCCAGTGAAGTACTTTTTTTTCAGCCTATACCTCAATTGGCGTTGTCCACCTTTTAGCATATCAACACACGCATCTTTGACTGCCCTACTGTTAACATCCATGGTGAATTGACCCTAGCAAAGCAGTGGTGTCTTTAGGATACTCGATTGAAAACGACAATGAACAGTAATTGAACAAATGAAGGAAAAAATTGACTTACAGCAAGCTTGCCAATGTAGTCTATAATTTTACCCTCGTTCTCTTTCTTCTTGTACTCCTTCCAGTGCGGAAATATTGGAATATGTTGCCTCAGTACGATCCCACCCTCTGATGCAAACTTTGCAGCTTGAATAGGTGGCTCTGGCCTTCGCTTCCCATCAGAGATTTGGATTGGAATCTTAAAGCCTAACCCTCTGCTCAAGGATTCAAGTTGTTTGCCCCTACTTCTTTGCCTTGGTACCAATTCTGGTGATCATCATCATAACAGGCAAAAAGATATTAAATTACGAAACTAGCAAAAACATCTTGTGAATGACAAAGATCGGATGGGTTCTGAAGCATGTGTGCATTTTCCTTAGACAGAGCGGAACATATAATAATTTCTGGACAAATATACAACTTCATTACTCTAGCCTTGTTCTATGTTTAACAACTCAATAATCAAAAACCAAGTATTAGTTGCATCTGTTACCTACATAGGCACTCTAGAATTGAAAAGTTGCATATACAAGACCTATTACCTACATAGGCACTCTGTTACATGAAGATCTTTGTACTTAGGCTTTTTAACAATATTATAGATAACTACTACAGATCATGAGATTGACAGAATAATTTATTTGAGAAATTGTAGATTATTTGATACACTAATAAATGCATTGAATAACAAACAAATAGGAACTATATATATAAAAATCACTTGCCTTCATCTGTGATGTGGTCATTGACCTCATCTTGTATAGGAGAGCTAGGTTGTGCAACATCAGTCATGACTTGGGTGTAATCTTGCTCAGTGGCAACACTTGAAGTAAAGTGTGTTGGAGCAGTCAAGTTTTGGAGGGATTCTTGGTTTGTGGTGGCTCTTGAACCGGTATGTGTAGTAGTAGTTAGGCTTAGAGAAGATTGTTGGTTTATGGCAGCACTCCTTTGCCTAGTGAATCTAATTTGTTGCCCATGAACATCAGGGGCCACAACCCTTTTAGATCCTCGTGTTCCTTGCGTAGGTTTGTCAGCAACATCAGTGGAGTTATGGCTACATACACCTTTTGCAACATGGGAATCCTGTAGGAATAACACAATAATCATGTGCATATCAATTTGTTTGCAAATGCAAGTGTAatgatatatttatatataacATGAGGAAACAAATAGACGGATTACAAACTTGCTTACCTCCTCTTTCTCGGAGTCGTTGCTCTCCTCGCCGTCAAACAAAGACCCAGATTCCTCTGGACCATCATTTTTGCTCCTTACTCTTGTACCAGTCATCAGCGTGCGTAACTGATTAATCCCAAGCCTTTGGAACATCTGATTATTCCTCATCACATTTGCTGCCCTCTGTTTCTCATATTCGGTAGGAGTGATTTCTGTATATTGATGACATGATTTCATAAATAATAAATCACAGAAAAACCAGAAAAGGGATATGCGTGTACTAACCCATAGAAGCACAATAGCAAAAAAGAAAAACTCTAAAAACATTACGGAAGAAGGAATGAATCCAAATTTGAAAATGGATGGAATAAGCCCTACATATTTTATTAGTAACGTATACTATACAGAAATATCTTTGGTCTGTTATTATTACTAGTGGCAAGGCAACAACTTGACATTTGAAGCGTTTACAAAAAAACTGGCATGAATGGAAAATTTATGGTTGCTGGTATGTACAATACAAAACAAAGAAACCACATTTAAACTAGGTAAAAAATCTTGAAGGGATGCACTTAATAACATTAGGATTCTTGCTGGTTTTTCATTAAAAAAATCTTTGGCAGTGTAATAATTGGGTTTGCAGTGTAATAAGTGGGTTTGCAAACCTTGCTAGCCGATCAAGTATAATAGAATCTCAGCTAGACTTACAAACATTATGTGCTAAATTGAAAGCAATAAATACATGTCATTTTAGACCCAGCGATCCCATCATACAAAATAGATCATAAAAACTACAAATGCTAAAGGAGTAAAGGATTATAAAAAGTGAGGCTCTCATGAATAATCAAATGTTGTAATGTACATAGAAATACTGCAAACATAAAGCATGCCATCAGGTGCACTTTTATGGCTGCAAATCTGTAAGGGAGACTTTGCCACAGTTGACATATTGCATCACACAATCAAGGAGCAAAGCTTGCTGGGACTGTGATCAGATGCCGGTTAAATTATTGACCAGTTACAAATAGTCATAAGGAAATGATGTTTTGTGGAGAGTTGGAGGAGGTGCTAGAGTTGACAGACATGGCTGAATTTCAACACAGACGCAGTCATATCAGTGTTATTGACAAAGCCCTACTATCTGCCTCATATCAGTGTTATTATGCCACAGACGCAGTCAAAAGTATGTTTCTCTGGTACAGATGCAACCATAAGAAATCTGCTAATGAGTTGAGTTGTCGAATCCGAGATTGTTTGTAATTTACCTGCTGGTGATTCCCTTGTGCATCGTAGTCCCTTCCTCCCTGGAGGCATCTTCGTTTTTGGATGGAGAATCTGAAGGATTGGGAGGTTACGATTTGCTGCAGGTGATGGGAGCAAACGCCGCCAGGCGCGCGCGTGGGGGGTGGGGATGCGgccaggccgccgccgccgctggacGTGACTGCCGCCGCCGCTGGACGTGAGTGCCGTCGCTGCCTGGAGTTAGGGCTGTCGGGTGGTAGCTGGGATGGGTGGGGATTAGGTGATTGGTGAAGGGATTATGAATTAGATAATAGGTGGTTACCGAATGTGACGCGGTGGGAAAGTGAAAAAAAATGCCGCCAAATCCCACGGATAAGACCAAAATTAACAAAATTACTTGATTATAGAACTCACTATTGGAGTAAAACAAATTTGTTGGATCCTAAATAAATTAAACCAGGTCCTATTTTACCTTTCAGGACCTATTTTTAGGATTCtttattggagatgctctaatgtaATAAAAAACCAATTGAACAACTTCACATAATTGACGGATACCCACGGATGATAGGTAAATCTCGTACTTAACTTATTTTATTATGGGTCAGGTATGCTTGAGACTCGTGGGTTAAATTTTGTGCCCAAACTCAACGCGTCGGATATCCGACGGATACGTGAACCCGCGTGTAAAAGTGTCATCCCTAGTCACGCTCGCACTCGACGACGACCTTCTCGTATGCACGTGCATTAGTGCCAGGAAGAGACGCATGGCGTGCAAGTGGGCCAACTCGATGGCACGAGATCGACAACGCTTTAGGCCACGCGAAGCCCGATGGTGAAGCGCgcggactatgatgtcatcgaggaCAAAGGGCTTGCATCGGTGGTGGCGAGCCTATCGTTTACTTGAACTCTGAAGGACAAGATATTTTATTTACCTATATAGTACCTTACACACGCCTTCACAAGAGTTGTGGCGAAGCTTATCACCGCCCACGTTGACGCGGTGTCAGGGGGCTTCCACGACGAGGCCTGAGGTCGTGCTCGCACTTAACGTC
It encodes:
- the LOC103637932 gene encoding uncharacterized protein, yielding MPPGRKGLRCTRESPAEITPTEYEKQRAANVMRNNQMFQRLGINQLRTLMTGTRVRSKNDGPEESGSLFDGEESNDSEKEEDSHVAKGVCSHNSTDVADKPTQGTRGSKRVVAPDVHGQQIRFTRQRSAAINQQSSLSLTTTTHTGSRATTNQESLQNLTAPTHFTSSVATEQDYTQVMTDVAQPSSPIQDEVNDHITDEELVPRQRSRGKQLESLSRGLGFKIPIQISDGKRRPEPPIQAAKFASEGGIVLRQHIPIFPHWKEYKKKENEGKIIDYIGKLAGQFTMDVNSRAVKDACVDMLKGGQRQLRYRLKKKYFTGVPANQVRTTSPISCMTDDQWRELVQLWSTPNHKNNCVKNKLNREKVQFGQCTGSQSYIAKAYVVRQEKYKDVEPSAIDLFKEMHCSKKKGFSEVVQKAIGDMEAMVAAPVEDGECTKSSIEVVSNVLPDSSKFLRNAGLASSKRSNTGTVSARMQEIQSQLDTERQEKDGLREEMETLKAKSEASEATIANQSTEIADLKKSLAENTNLLRQIISINRS